In Streptomyces nodosus, one DNA window encodes the following:
- a CDS encoding phosphatase PAP2 family protein, giving the protein MGNALFRPDRLSALLADLGAVPVAVPVLAVALFWAATSARNSGREGWWLPPVAAAVTMTTVPALVLPFKVLIARPGPPVMGPATGFYPSGHMATAMVAYGAAALVLWPWQRTPGARRALLTVCLALDMAVASGLIRSGYHWPLDVLGSWCLCGAMLCALWQVLDRVGHFSPPNRPA; this is encoded by the coding sequence TTGGGCAACGCCCTGTTCCGCCCGGACCGGCTCTCCGCGCTCCTCGCCGATCTGGGCGCCGTCCCGGTCGCCGTCCCCGTGCTCGCCGTCGCCCTGTTCTGGGCCGCCACGAGCGCGCGCAACAGCGGCAGGGAGGGGTGGTGGCTGCCGCCCGTCGCGGCGGCCGTCACCATGACGACCGTCCCGGCGCTGGTCCTCCCGTTCAAGGTGCTGATCGCCCGGCCGGGCCCACCGGTGATGGGCCCGGCCACGGGCTTCTACCCCTCGGGGCACATGGCGACGGCGATGGTCGCCTACGGTGCCGCCGCGCTGGTCCTGTGGCCCTGGCAACGCACCCCGGGGGCCCGCCGCGCCCTGCTCACGGTCTGCCTCGCCCTCGACATGGCGGTCGCCTCCGGCCTGATCCGCAGCGGCTATCACTGGCCCCTGGACGTCCTGGGGAGCTGGTGCCTGTGCGGGGCGATGCTCTGCGCACTGTGGCAGGTCCTGGACCGTGTCGGCCACTTTTCACCGCCGAACC
- the gabT gene encoding 4-aminobutyrate--2-oxoglutarate transaminase, with product MTALPQERRVVTAIPGPKSQELQARRTAVVAQGVGSTLPVFTKRAGGGIIEDVDGNRLIDFGSGIAVTSVGASAEAVVRRASAQLADFTHTCFMVTPYEGYVAVAEELAALTPGDHAKKSALFNSGAEAVENAVKIARAYTKRQAVVVFDHGYHGRTNLTMALTAKNMPYKNGFGPFAPEVYRMPLAYGYRWPTGPENCGPEAAAQAIDQITKQVGPDNVAAIIIEPVLGEGGFIEPAKGFLPALRQFATDNGIVFVADEIQSGFCRTGQWFACEDEGIVPDLITTAKGIAGGLPLAAVTGRAEIMDAAHAGGLGGTYGGNPVACAGALGAIETMKELDLNARAKEIEATMKARLTAMAEKFDIIGDIRGRGAMIAIELVKDRAGKEPHPEATAALAKACHQEGLLVLTCGTYGNVVRFLPPLVIGQDLLNEGLDIVEQAFAGI from the coding sequence ATGACCGCACTTCCGCAGGAGCGCCGCGTCGTCACCGCCATCCCCGGCCCGAAGTCGCAGGAGCTGCAGGCCCGCCGTACCGCCGTGGTCGCGCAGGGCGTGGGCTCCACACTGCCGGTCTTCACCAAGCGTGCGGGCGGCGGGATCATCGAGGACGTCGACGGCAACCGTCTGATCGACTTCGGTTCCGGCATCGCGGTGACGTCGGTGGGCGCCTCCGCCGAGGCCGTCGTCCGCCGGGCCTCCGCCCAGCTGGCCGACTTCACCCACACCTGTTTCATGGTGACGCCGTACGAGGGCTATGTGGCCGTCGCGGAGGAGCTGGCCGCGCTCACCCCGGGTGACCACGCCAAGAAGTCCGCGCTGTTCAACTCGGGTGCCGAGGCCGTCGAGAACGCCGTGAAGATCGCCCGCGCCTACACCAAGCGCCAGGCGGTCGTCGTGTTCGACCACGGCTATCACGGCCGCACCAACCTCACGATGGCCCTCACCGCCAAGAACATGCCGTACAAGAACGGCTTCGGGCCGTTCGCGCCCGAGGTCTACCGCATGCCGCTGGCGTACGGCTACCGCTGGCCGACCGGCCCGGAGAACTGCGGCCCCGAGGCCGCCGCCCAGGCCATCGACCAGATCACCAAGCAGGTCGGCCCGGACAATGTCGCCGCGATCATCATCGAGCCGGTGCTCGGCGAGGGCGGCTTCATCGAGCCGGCGAAGGGCTTCCTGCCCGCGCTGCGCCAGTTCGCCACGGACAACGGCATCGTCTTCGTCGCCGATGAGATCCAGTCCGGCTTCTGCCGCACCGGCCAGTGGTTCGCCTGCGAGGACGAGGGCATCGTCCCGGACCTGATCACCACGGCCAAGGGCATCGCCGGCGGTCTGCCGCTGGCCGCCGTGACGGGCCGCGCCGAGATCATGGACGCCGCGCACGCGGGCGGTCTGGGCGGCACCTACGGCGGCAACCCGGTCGCCTGCGCGGGTGCGCTCGGCGCGATCGAGACGATGAAGGAGCTCGACCTCAACGCCCGGGCCAAGGAGATCGAGGCGACCATGAAGGCCCGCCTCACCGCGATGGCCGAGAAGTTCGACATCATCGGCGACATCCGCGGTCGCGGTGCGATGATCGCGATCGAGCTGGTCAAGGACCGCGCCGGCAAGGAGCCCCACCCGGAGGCGACCGCCGCGCTCGCCAAGGCCTGTCACCAGGAGGGGCTGCTGGTCCTGACCTGCGGCACCTACGGCAATGTGGTGCGCTTCCTGCCCCCGCTGGTCATCGGTCAGGACCTGCTGAACGAGGGCCTCGACATCGTCGAGCAGGCGTTCGCGGGCATCTGA